Proteins from a genomic interval of Stenotrophomonas sp. 24(2023):
- a CDS encoding alpha-ketoacid dehydrogenase subunit beta: MDEIKSSSPSSQASAADSAAVAGGDTAMTATPITLIEAITQALAWELEHDPSVLVLGEDVGVNGGVFRATAGLQQRFGAQRILDTPLDETTIAGLTVGLAAQGMKPVAEAQFDGFVYPMVDHIICHAARLRTRTRGRLHCPMVLRVPWGGGIRAPEHHSEANESIFTNVPGLRVVLPSSPQRAYGLLLAAMRDPDPVIYMEPKRIYRQYKEVVANDGEALPLDVCFVLRDGTDVTLVAWGAQVKEALEAADKLAGEGISAEVIDVATLRPLDFATIAESVAKTGRCVIVQEAPKTAGFGAEIAARLAEESMYDLLAPVERVTGYDTHIPLFRLEMKYLPSVERIVTAAKRAVAAG; encoded by the coding sequence ATGGATGAGATCAAGAGCAGCAGCCCCTCGTCCCAGGCCAGTGCCGCCGACAGCGCCGCTGTCGCCGGTGGAGATACCGCAATGACCGCTACCCCCATCACCCTGATCGAAGCCATCACCCAGGCCCTGGCCTGGGAGCTGGAACACGACCCGTCGGTGCTGGTGCTGGGTGAGGACGTGGGCGTCAACGGCGGCGTGTTCCGCGCCACCGCCGGCCTGCAGCAGCGCTTCGGCGCACAGCGCATCCTCGATACCCCGCTGGATGAAACCACCATCGCCGGCCTGACCGTCGGCCTGGCCGCGCAGGGCATGAAGCCGGTGGCCGAAGCGCAGTTCGACGGCTTCGTCTACCCGATGGTCGACCACATCATCTGCCACGCCGCACGCCTGCGTACCCGCACCCGTGGCCGCCTGCACTGCCCGATGGTGCTGCGCGTGCCGTGGGGCGGTGGCATCCGCGCGCCGGAACACCACAGCGAAGCCAACGAATCGATCTTCACCAACGTGCCGGGCCTGCGCGTGGTGCTGCCGTCCAGCCCGCAGCGTGCCTATGGCCTGCTGCTGGCCGCCATGCGCGATCCCGACCCGGTGATCTACATGGAGCCCAAGCGCATCTACCGCCAGTACAAGGAAGTGGTCGCCAACGATGGCGAAGCACTGCCGCTGGACGTGTGCTTCGTGCTGCGTGATGGCACCGACGTCACCCTGGTGGCCTGGGGCGCGCAGGTGAAGGAAGCCCTGGAAGCGGCCGACAAGCTGGCCGGCGAAGGCATCAGTGCCGAAGTCATCGACGTGGCCACGCTGCGCCCGCTGGACTTTGCCACCATCGCCGAATCGGTGGCCAAGACCGGCCGCTGCGTGATCGTGCAGGAGGCCCCGAAGACCGCGGGCTTCGGCGCGGAAATCGCCGCGCGTCTGGCCGAGGAATCGATGTACGACCTGCTGGCCCCGGTCGAGCGCGTGACCGGTTACGACACCCACATTCCGCTGTTCCGGCTGGAGATGAAGTACCTGCCGAGCGTGGAACGGATCGTGACCGCGGCCAAGCGCGCGGTGGCGGCAGGCTGA
- a CDS encoding tryptophan 2,3-dioxygenase family protein: MSVDNNQRDLEAGIHTDLQGRLTYGGYLRLDQLLTAQQPLSSPPHHDEMLFIIQHQTSELWLKLLGHELRAAIGFLQRDEVWQCRKVLARSKQVLRQLTEQWSVLETLTPSEYMGFRDVLGPSSGFQSLQYRYIEFLLGNKNAQMLQVFEHDPAGQAQLRTVLEAPSLYEEFLKYLARFGHAVPAVYETHDWTQPHVADDSLQPVFERIYQDTDRYWREYALCEDLVDLETAFQLWRFRHMRTVMRVIGFKRGTGGSSGVGFLAKALELTFFPELFQVRTSLRAEPAPGDPG, translated from the coding sequence ATGTCTGTCGACAACAACCAACGCGATCTCGAAGCCGGTATCCACACCGACCTGCAGGGCCGGCTGACCTATGGCGGCTACCTGCGGCTGGACCAGCTGCTGACCGCGCAGCAGCCCCTGTCGAGCCCGCCGCACCACGACGAAATGCTGTTCATCATCCAGCACCAGACCTCCGAGCTGTGGCTGAAGCTGCTGGGCCACGAACTGCGCGCCGCGATCGGCTTCCTGCAGCGCGATGAAGTCTGGCAGTGCCGCAAGGTGCTGGCGCGCAGCAAGCAGGTGCTGCGCCAGCTGACCGAGCAGTGGTCGGTGCTGGAAACGCTGACGCCCTCCGAGTACATGGGCTTCCGCGACGTGCTGGGCCCGTCCTCGGGCTTCCAGTCGCTGCAGTACCGCTACATCGAGTTCCTGCTGGGCAACAAGAACGCGCAGATGCTGCAGGTGTTCGAGCATGACCCGGCCGGGCAGGCACAGCTGCGCACCGTGCTGGAAGCGCCGAGCCTGTACGAGGAATTCCTGAAGTACCTGGCCCGTTTCGGCCACGCCGTCCCGGCGGTGTATGAAACCCACGACTGGACCCAGCCGCACGTGGCCGACGACAGCCTGCAGCCGGTGTTCGAGCGCATCTACCAGGACACCGACCGCTACTGGCGCGAATACGCGCTGTGCGAGGACCTGGTGGACCTGGAAACCGCCTTCCAGCTGTGGCGGTTCCGCCACATGCGCACCGTGATGCGGGTGATCGGCTTCAAGCGCGGCACTGGCGGCTCCTCCGGTGTGGGCTTCCTGGCCAAGGCGCTGGAACTGACCTTCTTCCCGGAACTGTTCCAGGTGCGCACCAGCCTGCGCGCCGAGCCGGCCCCGGGCGACCCGGGCTGA
- the pdhA gene encoding pyruvate dehydrogenase (acetyl-transferring) E1 component subunit alpha — protein sequence MTVAAEFKIEYLQYLDADGTLVRDDLPASLRDPKVLVPLFKQMLYVRTFDSKSIALQRTGKLGTYAACLGHEAAHVGIGAAMHAGDVFAPSYREYGAMFMRGVRPYDVLMYWGGDERGNDYTGNAVKDFPFCVPISTQCLHAAGAALKFKLNNEKQIAVAVCGDGGSSKTDFYAALNSAGAYKLPLILCIVNNGWAISVPRSAQTGAETLAQKGLAGGLHCLQVDGNDLIAVLAAMEQARERGLAGEGGTVLELMTYRLSDHTTADDARRYRDDAEVKDAWTREPMLRLRKYLTAQGVWSEEEEKAWVEQCAARVDEEVNQYLNTPVQPVEAMFDYLYADPPPDLLAQRAAAIALEQRHG from the coding sequence ATGACGGTTGCCGCTGAGTTCAAGATCGAATACCTGCAGTACCTGGACGCGGACGGCACGCTCGTCCGTGACGACCTGCCCGCGTCGCTGCGCGACCCCAAGGTCCTGGTACCGCTGTTCAAGCAGATGCTGTACGTGCGTACGTTCGACAGCAAATCCATCGCGCTGCAGCGCACCGGCAAGCTGGGCACCTACGCGGCCTGCCTGGGCCACGAGGCCGCGCATGTCGGCATCGGTGCGGCCATGCACGCCGGCGATGTGTTCGCGCCCAGCTACCGCGAATACGGGGCGATGTTCATGCGCGGCGTGCGCCCGTACGACGTGCTGATGTACTGGGGCGGCGACGAACGCGGCAACGACTACACCGGCAACGCGGTGAAGGACTTCCCGTTCTGCGTGCCGATTTCCACCCAGTGCCTGCATGCCGCCGGTGCGGCGCTGAAGTTCAAGCTCAACAACGAGAAGCAGATCGCGGTGGCGGTGTGCGGCGACGGCGGCAGTTCCAAGACCGACTTCTACGCCGCCTTGAATTCCGCCGGTGCCTACAAGCTTCCGCTGATCCTGTGCATCGTCAACAACGGCTGGGCCATCTCGGTGCCGCGCTCGGCGCAGACCGGCGCCGAAACCCTGGCCCAGAAGGGCCTGGCCGGCGGCCTGCACTGCCTGCAGGTGGACGGCAACGACCTGATCGCCGTGCTGGCGGCGATGGAGCAGGCGCGTGAGCGCGGCCTGGCCGGCGAAGGCGGCACGGTGCTGGAACTGATGACCTACCGCCTGTCCGACCACACCACCGCCGACGACGCCCGCCGCTACCGCGACGACGCCGAGGTGAAGGACGCCTGGACCCGTGAGCCGATGCTGCGCCTGCGCAAGTACCTCACCGCCCAGGGCGTGTGGAGCGAAGAAGAAGAAAAGGCCTGGGTGGAGCAGTGCGCCGCCCGCGTGGACGAGGAAGTGAACCAGTACCTCAACACCCCGGTGCAGCCGGTCGAGGCGATGTTCGATTACCTCTACGCCGATCCGCCGCCGGACCTGCTGGCACAGCGCGCGGCCGCCATCGCCCTGGAGCAGCGCCATGGATGA
- a CDS encoding MarR family winged helix-turn-helix transcriptional regulator codes for MSPADPATTSVRASHVLLDLEQFLPYRLSVLSNRVSGNIAKLYGDRYGLAIPEWRVITILALYPGSSASEVSDRTAMDKVAVSRAVARLLERGFIKRETHGDDRRRSVLALSAAGFEVYETIAPMVIEITRKLMSVLSEEEEQLLETLILRLAGEGLQRMGEGV; via the coding sequence ATGAGCCCAGCCGATCCCGCCACCACCAGTGTCCGTGCCTCCCACGTCCTGCTCGATCTGGAGCAGTTCCTGCCCTATCGGCTGAGCGTCCTGTCCAACCGGGTCAGCGGCAATATCGCCAAGCTGTATGGCGATCGTTACGGCCTGGCCATTCCCGAGTGGCGGGTGATCACCATCCTGGCCCTGTACCCGGGCTCGTCGGCCAGCGAGGTCTCCGACCGCACGGCGATGGACAAGGTGGCGGTCAGCCGGGCGGTGGCGCGGCTGCTGGAACGCGGCTTCATCAAGCGCGAAACCCACGGCGATGACCGCCGCCGCTCGGTGCTGGCACTGTCCGCGGCCGGCTTCGAGGTATACGAGACCATCGCCCCGATGGTGATCGAGATCACCCGCAAGCTGATGTCGGTGCTGAGCGAAGAAGAAGAGCAGCTGCTGGAAACGCTGATCCTGCGCCTGGCCGGGGAAGGCCTGCAGCGCATGGGCGAAGGGGTCTAG
- a CDS encoding oligopeptide:H+ symporter — translation MSLNATANTPEPALPDFKTTMGHPRPLWMLFMTEFWERFAFYGIRWALVLYIVAQFYNGNAAGEGDASRIYGAYLALVYAAAIFGGYVADRVLGYQRSILTGAVIMAAGLFMISLPQEHIFKLGLATIIVGNGLFKPNISTMVGKLYGLKDERRDSGFTIFYMGINIGAMIAPVLTEYLARKVFGTDAMPSYKVVFIASGVGMLISLVWFYIGRAGLKGIGAPPAGAEGFGRVVMVLVGAVVAIPVAYFLLATGAKALAWILGVMFAALAVLLLVEGIREGKVQRDRVIAMLIIFAFNVMFWMFFEQAGSSFTFLAENIVNRQFGEWTFPTAWFQSVNSVAIITLAPIIAWIWVKMGSVNPSIPRKFGLGLLFNGAAFALLMYALSQMVVDGKIPFWTLFMVYVIQSVGELCLSPIGLSMVTKLAPVRLVGFGMGGWFLSTGIGNNLSGIFAGAVSGEGGMTVDSALKGYTFGFWALIGSGVVLFLIAPLINKLMHGVK, via the coding sequence ATGAGCTTGAACGCCACTGCGAACACCCCAGAGCCGGCGCTGCCGGACTTCAAGACCACGATGGGCCATCCGCGCCCGCTGTGGATGCTGTTCATGACCGAGTTCTGGGAACGCTTTGCGTTCTATGGCATCCGCTGGGCCCTGGTGCTGTACATCGTCGCCCAGTTCTACAACGGCAACGCCGCCGGTGAAGGCGACGCCAGCCGCATCTACGGTGCCTACCTGGCCCTGGTCTACGCCGCGGCCATCTTCGGCGGCTACGTGGCCGACCGCGTGCTGGGCTACCAGCGATCAATCCTGACCGGTGCGGTGATCATGGCCGCCGGCCTGTTCATGATCTCCCTGCCGCAGGAGCACATCTTCAAGCTCGGCCTGGCCACGATCATCGTGGGCAACGGCCTGTTCAAGCCGAACATCTCCACCATGGTCGGCAAGCTGTACGGCCTGAAGGATGAGCGCCGCGATTCGGGCTTCACCATCTTCTACATGGGCATCAACATCGGCGCGATGATCGCCCCGGTGCTGACCGAGTACCTTGCCCGCAAGGTGTTCGGTACCGACGCCATGCCGTCGTACAAGGTCGTGTTCATCGCCTCGGGCGTGGGCATGCTGATCTCGCTGGTGTGGTTCTACATCGGCCGTGCCGGCCTGAAGGGCATCGGCGCACCGCCGGCCGGCGCCGAAGGTTTCGGCCGCGTGGTGATGGTACTGGTCGGTGCCGTGGTGGCCATCCCGGTGGCCTATTTCCTGCTGGCAACCGGCGCCAAGGCGCTGGCCTGGATCCTGGGCGTGATGTTTGCCGCCCTGGCCGTGCTGCTGCTGGTGGAAGGCATCCGCGAAGGCAAGGTGCAGCGCGACCGCGTGATCGCCATGCTGATCATCTTCGCCTTCAACGTCATGTTCTGGATGTTCTTCGAACAGGCCGGCAGCTCCTTCACCTTCCTGGCCGAGAACATCGTCAACCGCCAGTTCGGCGAGTGGACCTTCCCGACCGCCTGGTTCCAGTCGGTGAACTCGGTGGCGATCATCACCCTGGCGCCGATCATTGCCTGGATCTGGGTCAAGATGGGCAGCGTCAACCCGTCCATCCCGCGCAAGTTCGGCCTGGGCCTGCTGTTCAACGGCGCCGCCTTCGCCCTGCTGATGTACGCCCTGTCGCAGATGGTCGTGGACGGCAAGATCCCGTTCTGGACCCTGTTCATGGTCTACGTCATCCAGTCCGTCGGTGAGCTGTGCCTGTCGCCGATCGGCCTGTCGATGGTGACCAAGCTGGCCCCGGTGCGCCTGGTCGGCTTCGGCATGGGCGGCTGGTTCCTGTCCACCGGCATCGGCAACAACCTGTCGGGCATCTTCGCCGGTGCCGTCAGTGGCGAAGGTGGCATGACCGTTGACTCCGCGCTCAAGGGGTATACCTTCGGCTTCTGGGCACTGATCGGTTCGGGCGTGGTCCTGTTCCTGATCGCGCCGCTGATCAACAAGCTGATGCACGGCGTCAAATAA
- a CDS encoding thioredoxin family protein has product MRMKLGGAMGVVLATLLGACSDPPPPPPAEPTQPLDTRPTEPPAADPSVPVASGNTPTAADIAAIAGLGAQFDPARDPADDLATAKVEAQRGNKRILLEVGNAACDRCHALDAIVEGNADLRRFRDAHYVWVKVNASDEQPNSAFFTQFPVMERDYPYLLVLGADGGLLVSQPTTGLRRGEAFQPARISAFLKQWAPAR; this is encoded by the coding sequence ATGCGTATGAAGCTCGGTGGTGCGATGGGGGTGGTACTGGCAACCCTGCTCGGGGCCTGTTCGGACCCGCCACCGCCGCCACCGGCCGAGCCCACGCAGCCCCTGGATACCCGACCCACCGAGCCACCGGCCGCTGATCCCAGCGTGCCGGTGGCCTCGGGCAACACCCCGACCGCCGCTGACATCGCCGCCATCGCCGGGCTCGGCGCGCAGTTCGACCCGGCCCGCGATCCCGCCGATGACCTGGCCACCGCCAAGGTGGAAGCCCAGCGCGGCAACAAGCGCATCCTGCTCGAGGTCGGCAACGCCGCCTGCGACCGTTGCCATGCGCTCGATGCGATCGTGGAAGGCAACGCCGACCTGCGCCGCTTCCGCGATGCCCACTACGTGTGGGTGAAGGTCAACGCCAGCGACGAACAGCCCAACAGTGCCTTCTTCACCCAGTTCCCGGTGATGGAGCGCGATTACCCCTATCTGCTGGTACTCGGCGCCGACGGCGGCCTGCTGGTGTCACAGCCCACCACCGGGCTGCGCCGGGGCGAAGCGTTCCAGCCCGCGCGGATCAGCGCCTTCCTCAAGCAGTGGGCGCCGGCCCGGTAG